The Anaerolineales bacterium genomic sequence GCGCCGCATCGCCGAGCAGCTTGTCGTTCAGACGGTCAAGGGATCGGTGGCCTACTATGAAGCCATGCCCAAGCACTTCGCCGGGATGCGAAATCAGGTTACCTCCCCCGGCGGCACGACTGCAGCCGCACTGTACTACCTCGAGAAGGCCGGCTTCCGAACCGCGCTCTCGCGGGCAATCTGGGCCGCCTACGAACGCTCGACTCAATTGGGGGAGGGGAAGAAGAGCGGAAGCGTTGCCGAGGGCTGAGACAGGCCGAGGCCAGCAACTCGCCAGGGCGCGGGGGCAAGGCGTGTCTCGCCCGTGGGCGCCGTCTCACTTGTGAACGCCTGGACAAAAAGGAGCCGTTCAGGTACGATTCGCTTGTCCGAGTTCGGGGCGCAGGCCGGAGCGCGGACCTCACCCTAGTCAACAACGTAAGTGCCTGGCCGGCCCGGGAAACTCGACGCCGGCCATTATTCAAGCAGCGACCTGCTGGAGGACGCATGTCGGACCTGGCCAGAGATCTCTCAGCCTCACTCCGCCAACAGATCGAAGAATACGCCCCCAGGGTTGAGTTCAAGGACATTGGAACGGTTCTGGCGGCCGGCGATGGGATCGCGACGGTCTCAGGCCTGGCGGGTGTCGGGGCCAACGAACTGGTTGAGTTCGAGAACGGCGTGCTGGGAATTGCCTTCAACCTGGGCGTCGAGTCGGTGGGCGTGATCATCCTGGGGGACTACAGCCGGATCGAAGCCGGGAAGACGGTCACCGGCACCGGCCGGATTGCGTCCGTCCCAGTAGGCGACGGCCTGGTGGGGCGGGTCGTCAACGCCCTGGGGGAGCCGATCGACGGCAAGGGAGCTGTGCCGAGCAGCCGCTTCCGGCCGATCGAGCGCATTGCCCCAGGCGTGGTGCGCCGCCACGATGTTGATACTCCGGTGCAGACCGGGATCATCGCCATCGACTCGATGATCCCGATCGGCCGAGGGCAGCGCGAGCTGATCATCGGCGACCGGCAGACCGGCAAGACGGCACTGGCCGTCGACACCATCATCAACCAGAAGGGCAAGGACCTGATCTGCATCTATGTCGCCGTCGGGCTGAAGCGGGCGGCGATTGCGCGTACGGTGGCGGCGTTCGAACGCGTCGGAGCGATGGACCACACTGTGGTTGTGGCGGCTGCCGCCGATGAGCCGGCTGCTCTGCAGTACATCGCACCCTACGCCGGCTGCGCCATCGGAGAGGAATTCGCCGAAGCCGGGCGCGATGCCCTGGTCATCTATGACGACCTTTCGAAACATGCTTGGGCCTATCGCCAGGTGTCGCTGTTGCTGCGGCGCCCGCCGGCGCGTGAGGCTTACCCCGGGGACGTGTTCTACCTGCACAGCCGCCTGCTCGAGCGCGCCGTGCGGATTGCCGACCGCTACCTGATCGTGTCGAAGGACCTTCAAGGCGAGGCCCCCACCGAAGCCAGCCTCGACGGCCGGGTCTACGATGGTCCGCTAGCGCAGCACGATGCAGACGCCGCCCTGGCGGCGCGCTCCGACTCCGACCGCCTGCGCGTGGCAAAGCAAGCCGGATCGGGGGGCTCGCTGACAGCCCTGCCGATCATCGAGACGTTGCTGGGCGATGTCTCGGCCTATATCCCGACCAACGTGATCTCGATCACCGATGGCCAAATATACCTGGAGAGCGACCTGTTCTACGCCGGAATCCGCCCGGCCGTGAATGTCGGGCTTTCCGTATCGCGCGTCGGTGGGTCGGCCCAGCTGAAGGCGATGCGTCAGGTGGCCGGCCGCCTGCGGCTTGACATGGCCGCCTTCCGCGAGGTGGCGGCCTTTGCCCAGTTCGGTTCCGACCTGGACAAGGCCACCCAGGCGCAGTTGGCGCGCGGCCAACGCCTGCAGGAGGTCCTCAAGCAGCCGCAGTACCAGCCGATGTCCCTGGAGCATCAGGTGCTCTCGCTGTTCGCGGTGACCAACGGGTACGCCGACGCGGTGCCCGTCACTCGCATCAAGACCTGGCAGGCCGCCATGCTGCGGCACTTCGACACCACCGTCCCGGAGCTCGGGCGCGACCTGGTCGAGAGGCGTCAGATCACTGAGGAAACGGAAGCCGGGCTTCGGTCAGTGCTCGAGGCCTTCAACCGGACCTGGCCCTAGCCGGCCGAAGAACGAAGTGTAGGGAGCATCCGTGGCATCGGGACGCGAAATGAGGCTGCGTATTCGCAGCGTCGGCAATATCGCCCAGGTCACCCGGGC encodes the following:
- the atpA gene encoding F0F1 ATP synthase subunit alpha, producing MSDLARDLSASLRQQIEEYAPRVEFKDIGTVLAAGDGIATVSGLAGVGANELVEFENGVLGIAFNLGVESVGVIILGDYSRIEAGKTVTGTGRIASVPVGDGLVGRVVNALGEPIDGKGAVPSSRFRPIERIAPGVVRRHDVDTPVQTGIIAIDSMIPIGRGQRELIIGDRQTGKTALAVDTIINQKGKDLICIYVAVGLKRAAIARTVAAFERVGAMDHTVVVAAAADEPAALQYIAPYAGCAIGEEFAEAGRDALVIYDDLSKHAWAYRQVSLLLRRPPAREAYPGDVFYLHSRLLERAVRIADRYLIVSKDLQGEAPTEASLDGRVYDGPLAQHDADAALAARSDSDRLRVAKQAGSGGSLTALPIIETLLGDVSAYIPTNVISITDGQIYLESDLFYAGIRPAVNVGLSVSRVGGSAQLKAMRQVAGRLRLDMAAFREVAAFAQFGSDLDKATQAQLARGQRLQEVLKQPQYQPMSLEHQVLSLFAVTNGYADAVPVTRIKTWQAAMLRHFDTTVPELGRDLVERRQITEETEAGLRSVLEAFNRTWP